In Marmota flaviventris isolate mMarFla1 chromosome 19, mMarFla1.hap1, whole genome shotgun sequence, the DNA window CTTCCCTGCCACAGGCCTGGCTTCCCACTGCCAAGACTTCTCAGCCCTCTTTTGAGGTGGCCCACCACAAAGGCACTTTGCCCATGCATAACTAAGAGTGGCTCCAAGAAGAGGGTGAGGAAAGAGGAGCAGAAATGATGTCTAGTGGACCTCTGAGCAAACACCAAAACCTCTCTTATCAGTTTCTCCCGTGGTGAGATGGAGGTCACAGGAGAGTCTATCACAATTAGGTGAGCTAATGTATATAAAGAGCTTCACATGGGGCTGTCACATAGAAAGTGCTTAAAAACTGGTTCTTTGGGGCTGGCAGTGCAGCACATACTTGGCGTGGATAAGGTCTTGGGACTgatctccagcatcacaaaacaGTGTCTCTTCTACAGTTATTCTGTTAATTTGGGGGTGGTGGGTACtaggtactgaacccaggggccctttacaactgagctacatccccagttctttttattattattattattgttgttattatttattggcactggggattgaattggggtgctttaccactgagctaaattcctgtccctttttattttttaaatttctagatggggtctcactaagttgcatatgACCTCAATCAGTTggttaggctggccttgaacttgcaatcctcctgcctcagtctcccaaggagctgggaatACACGCGTGAGCCACCTCGAGAggttcccagttctttttattttgagccagggtctcgcTATGTAGCTagggctggcctcgaacttgtgatgctcctgcctgagcctcGAGTTCCCAGGCGTGTCTCCGTTTCAGGCctcaactattttgttttttaagtggcTCTATTTTTCCTGCACAAAAAAACCGGTACCAACATCTAATTCCTATCCAAGTTAGGCCCTTCTGGGTTACTCTCCTGTTCCTCCCCCCATTAGAGTCCAAATCCCACAAACGGCCCACGCACACCAGGGCTGCCTCATCTTTCCTTGTCCATCCCATTCAAGCAAAGCATGGACTACAAACCCCAGAAGGCACCGCGCACAAAACTCACTCACCTGACCCAGAGGCACCGCTAGCGGGGCAGCGCGCTCCATCGCAGGAACTACTACTCCCAGAGTGCTCCGCGCGGAACGTAGCCTTCTGACTCCGGACGTACGCGCAAGCGGCTACCCTCCGCGGCACCGTGTCTCGACACTACCGGCCGGCCGAGCGCGAAAAGTGGCTACCACGTGCTTCACGCACCCCAAAAACAGAGGAGAGCGCCGCGAAGCCCCTCGACATTAAGTGGCGCCGCTGCCCTGTTACGTCtggacccctcccccaccccgccgAACCTACGCGCCTTCCAGCCACGCGCCGTTCGTCTTCCGCGCCTGCGCAGGCCTCGCCACTGCGCGCGCTAGAAGCCACGCCCCTCGCAGTGGGTCACGCCCCCGAAGGCTCCGCCCCTATCACCCGGATCCTACCCCTCCTGCCTTAATACCCTGAACCCCAATGATCCTTCAGCAGCCCCTGGAGCGGGGCCCCCCAGGTCGGGCCCTGCACGATCCGCGGACCGCCTCAGGGGCGACTCGAGGCCAGGACGCCAGGTACGTGTGGGATCCCTGGGTTGGTACGACTGAGGAGCGCAGCTTTGGCTGGGGACTCATGGCTGGCCTAAGGGTTGATACCGGGTGGAGCAAACTGTGGGACTTAAGCTGAGGTCCGGCTGAGTCTGGGAGCTTGGGGTTTAGACCTTCCACGTATTCTGATGACCAGAATGGGTGGCTTAGGTGCCACCATCACAGGAATGGGCTGGGTGCTCAGGTGCTGATGCTGCAAGCTCAGGTGGATAGATCTTTGGGAAGGGGCCGAAGGTGGGGTGCTCCTGGCTCTCTCTTTTTCCCAGCTCCCCTCTCCGAGGAGCTATGCCCATGAGCACCAAGCGGCGCCTGGAGGAGGAGCAGTGAGTTTGAGGGCAGGGAGGACTTCCAATATCAGTCTCCTCTGATGCCCACCAATCTACCTCCCCTCTTAATatccctgcctgccttcctccccaTCTCTTCCCAGGGAGCCGTTACGAAAGCAGTTTCTGTCTGAGGAGAACATGGCCACCCACTTCTCTCGCCTGAGCCTACATAATGACCACCCTTACTGCAGCCCCCCCATGGCTTTTCCACCCGCCCTGCCCTCACTGAGGTAGGCATCTCCACTAAGTCTTCCAGAGGATCATAACGGGTCCTCAGAACTGCCACTCATCA includes these proteins:
- the Hcfc1r1 gene encoding host cell factor C1 regulator 1 isoform X2, whose product is MILQQPLERGPPGRALHDPRTASGATRGQDAREPLRKQFLSEENMATHFSRLSLHNDHPYCSPPMAFPPALPSLRSPCSELLLWRYPGNLIPEALRLLRLGDTPSPHYPATPAGDIMDL
- the Hcfc1r1 gene encoding host cell factor C1 regulator 1 isoform X1, with amino-acid sequence MILQQPLERGPPGRALHDPRTASGATRGQDASSPLRGAMPMSTKRRLEEEQEPLRKQFLSEENMATHFSRLSLHNDHPYCSPPMAFPPALPSLRSPCSELLLWRYPGNLIPEALRLLRLGDTPSPHYPATPAGDIMDL